From the candidate division WOR-3 bacterium genome, one window contains:
- a CDS encoding GlsB/YeaQ/YmgE family stress response membrane protein, whose protein sequence is MGIFSWIIMGLIVGALAKLVMPGKDPGGIIVTILLGIAGAFVGGFIGSRLGIGTVTGFNLTSFLLALGGAILLLIIYRAIKRK, encoded by the coding sequence ATGGGAATTTTTTCGTGGATTATCATGGGTTTAATTGTCGGTGCCCTCGCAAAATTAGTTATGCCAGGTAAAGACCCTGGAGGAATCATTGTTACCATTTTATTAGGAATCGCAGGTGCTTTTGTAGGCGGTTTTATTGGCTCGCGTCTCGGGATTGGAACGGTTACCGGATTCAACCTGACAAGTTTTTTACTTGCTTTAGGTGGAGCGATTCTTCTGTTAATCATATACCGCGCCATAAAAAGGAAATAG